One region of Sulfuriroseicoccus oceanibius genomic DNA includes:
- the pbpC gene encoding penicillin-binding protein 1C, with translation MKRIGGLSVIVLIASAVGYWLLPEDTLYPQGLTFSPVLEDRNGEVIHIALAADGRYRVRCGVEEISEELVEATLFHEDRQFRDHPGVNPVSLMRATWGVISGQRLGGGSTVTMQLARMRYGIETTSVSGKLHQMVRALQMERHHSKDEILEAYFNLAPYGGNVEGVAAASLIWCGVDPGELNERDAVALSVIPQSPSRRCPSALRDNEQLAAAQYRLRQRLAAEDGRRVDPLDEHYVLRPSGGVVREVPHLARRLLSGRCGRVRSTVDVNFQRTLEAAINGYIERHRDVGITNACALLVHAPSREVRAYVGSADFGNDGIAGQVDGVMARRSPGSALKPFVYGLAVERGLIHPATLLRDARRSFGEYNPENFDRGFVGPVAAADALYHSRNIPAVSLAAQLGEETFYHFLRRAGVALPEDAEHYGLSLPLGGGEVTMEELGALYAMLATDGVARALVLQQDGASSSGNDEVVMWSPQAGFLTRQMLKARDYDVLADNPEVRWKTGTSHGFRDAWSAGIFGDYVLIVWIGNFDGSGNPAFVARESSAPLMFDALARLNLPAASDPVPEGVKRIPMCAVSGQLPTPHCPSHQDEWFIPGVSSIAPCGVHREVLIDLESGLRVAYDDGKRELAREVYEFWPADLLGLFRAAGLPRRTPPPFEPSAAAMATADSAASPVILSPQPAYVYTLRLSDPERSRIPLRVDAAPDSSTVYWFVGGSFIGSSPVGEPMLWQAHAGEWSVHAIDDRGRSASTVFSVEVVE, from the coding sequence TTGAAACGTATCGGGGGGCTCAGTGTGATCGTCCTGATTGCTTCTGCCGTCGGGTATTGGCTGTTGCCTGAGGATACGCTTTATCCGCAGGGGCTGACGTTTTCGCCTGTGCTGGAAGACCGCAATGGAGAGGTGATCCATATTGCTCTGGCGGCTGATGGTCGATATCGCGTGCGTTGTGGGGTGGAGGAGATCAGTGAAGAATTGGTGGAGGCGACGTTGTTCCACGAGGACAGGCAATTTCGCGATCATCCCGGAGTGAACCCGGTGTCGCTCATGCGGGCGACGTGGGGAGTGATCAGCGGTCAGCGGTTGGGCGGAGGGTCGACCGTCACGATGCAGCTGGCCCGCATGCGTTATGGAATCGAGACCACTTCGGTTAGCGGTAAATTGCATCAGATGGTGCGGGCATTGCAGATGGAGCGGCATCACAGCAAAGACGAAATCCTTGAAGCGTATTTCAATCTGGCTCCTTATGGAGGGAATGTGGAAGGCGTGGCAGCTGCCTCGTTGATCTGGTGTGGTGTGGATCCTGGGGAGCTGAACGAGCGCGATGCGGTGGCGTTGTCCGTGATCCCGCAGAGCCCGTCGCGACGGTGTCCGAGTGCGTTGCGAGACAACGAACAGTTGGCGGCGGCGCAGTATCGGCTGCGGCAGCGGTTGGCTGCGGAGGACGGTCGGCGTGTCGACCCATTGGACGAGCATTATGTGTTGCGGCCGTCGGGCGGTGTGGTGCGCGAGGTCCCGCATTTGGCGCGGCGTTTGTTATCGGGGCGCTGCGGCAGGGTGCGCTCCACGGTGGATGTGAACTTTCAGCGCACGTTGGAGGCGGCGATTAATGGTTATATCGAGCGGCACCGCGATGTCGGCATCACGAATGCGTGTGCGTTGTTGGTGCATGCTCCAAGCCGCGAAGTCAGGGCGTATGTGGGGTCGGCGGATTTTGGCAATGATGGGATTGCGGGTCAGGTCGATGGCGTGATGGCGCGGCGTTCACCGGGATCGGCGTTGAAGCCGTTTGTGTATGGGCTGGCGGTGGAGCGTGGGTTGATTCATCCGGCGACGTTGTTGAGGGACGCCCGGCGGAGTTTTGGTGAGTACAACCCGGAGAACTTCGACCGTGGGTTTGTCGGTCCGGTGGCTGCAGCGGACGCGCTGTATCACAGTCGTAACATACCGGCGGTAAGTTTGGCGGCGCAGTTGGGGGAGGAAACCTTCTATCATTTTCTGCGTCGGGCGGGAGTCGCGCTGCCGGAGGATGCCGAACATTACGGGCTGTCGCTGCCGCTCGGTGGAGGCGAGGTCACAATGGAGGAACTGGGGGCGCTCTACGCAATGCTGGCGACCGATGGTGTGGCACGGGCGTTGGTTCTCCAGCAGGACGGTGCTAGCAGTAGCGGCAATGATGAGGTGGTGATGTGGTCGCCCCAAGCCGGCTTTCTCACCCGGCAGATGCTCAAGGCGCGGGACTACGATGTGTTGGCGGACAACCCGGAGGTGCGCTGGAAGACAGGCACGTCCCATGGATTCCGTGATGCATGGTCGGCCGGAATTTTCGGGGACTATGTGCTGATAGTGTGGATTGGTAACTTCGATGGTTCCGGCAACCCAGCGTTTGTGGCGCGTGAGTCGTCCGCCCCGTTGATGTTCGATGCGCTGGCGAGGTTGAACTTGCCGGCGGCGTCCGATCCAGTGCCCGAGGGGGTGAAGAGGATCCCGATGTGCGCGGTTTCCGGGCAGCTGCCGACCCCGCATTGTCCGAGTCACCAGGACGAATGGTTCATCCCTGGGGTGTCATCGATTGCGCCATGCGGCGTGCATCGGGAGGTCTTGATCGACTTGGAGAGCGGCTTGCGTGTGGCTTACGACGACGGCAAGCGTGAGCTGGCTCGGGAAGTGTATGAGTTCTGGCCCGCTGACTTGTTGGGCCTGTTTCGGGCGGCTGGATTGCCGCGCCGGACGCCACCGCCGTTTGAGCCGTCCGCAGCGGCAATGGCGACGGCCGACAGCGCTGCTTCTCCGGTGATCTTGTCGCCCCAGCCGGCGTACGTTTACACGCTGCGGTTGTCGGATCCGGAGCGTTCGCGGATCCCGTTGCGAGTGGATGCGGCACCCGACAGCTCCACCGTGTACTGGTTTGTCGGAGGATCGTTTATCGGCTCGAGTCCAGTGGGTGAGCCGATGCTGTGGCAGGCGCATGCCGGCGAGTGGAGTGTCCACGCCATAGACGACCGGGGTCGCTCCGCCTCCACGGTATTTTCTGTCGAGGTGGTGGAGTAG